The following are encoded in a window of Bacillus sp. SORGH_AS_0510 genomic DNA:
- the purQ gene encoding phosphoribosylformylglycinamidine synthase subunit PurQ: MKFAVIVFPGSNCDIDMYHAIKDELGEQVEYVWHDTESLDEFDGILLPGGFSYGDYLRSGALARFSKVMKEVVKAAEAGKPVLGVCNGFQILLEAGLLPGAMRRNESLSFICKPVQLRVENSQTMFTADYQQGETITIPVAHGEGNYYCDENTLAKLKANHQIVFTYEENPNGSLANIAGIVNEKGNVLGMMPHPERAVDVLLGGADGLKMFQSIVKAWREAHVVNA, encoded by the coding sequence GTGAAGTTTGCGGTAATCGTTTTTCCAGGATCGAACTGTGATATCGATATGTACCATGCGATTAAAGATGAATTGGGCGAGCAAGTAGAGTACGTTTGGCACGATACAGAAAGTCTGGATGAGTTTGACGGAATCTTGCTACCGGGTGGTTTCTCTTATGGAGATTACCTCCGTTCCGGTGCGCTTGCACGTTTTAGCAAGGTGATGAAAGAGGTTGTAAAAGCGGCCGAAGCAGGCAAACCCGTTCTTGGTGTTTGTAACGGATTTCAAATTCTCTTAGAGGCAGGACTGCTGCCAGGAGCGATGCGCCGAAATGAGAGTCTTTCCTTTATATGCAAGCCAGTACAGTTAAGAGTTGAAAACAGCCAAACGATGTTTACTGCTGACTATCAACAAGGCGAAACAATCACAATTCCGGTTGCGCACGGAGAAGGAAATTACTATTGCGATGAAAATACGCTCGCGAAACTCAAAGCAAATCATCAAATCGTGTTTACATACGAGGAGAATCCAAACGGAAGTCTGGCGAATATCGCTGGAATCGTAAATGAAAAAGGCAATGTTCTTGGAATGATGCCGCACCCTGAGCGAGCAGTGGATGTGCTGTTAGGTGGGGCAGATGGACTGAAGATGTTTCAATCAATTGTAAAGGCATGGAGGGAAGCACATGTTGTCAACGCTTGA
- the purL gene encoding phosphoribosylformylglycinamidine synthase subunit PurL — MLSTLEPNPNQIKTEKIYQQMGLSDAEFAMIESLLGRTPNYTETGLFSVMWSEHCSYKNSKPILKKFPVTGDRVLQGPGEGAGIVDIGDGQAVVFKIESHNHPSAIEPYQGAATGVGGIIRDVFSMGARPIALLNSLRFGELDSERVRYLFKEVVAGIAGYGNCIGIPTVGGEIQFEPCYEGNPLVNAMCVGLIDHKDIKKGQAHGVGNTVMYVGAKTGRDGIHGATFASEELNEQSDEKRPAVQVGDPFMEKLLLEACLELVQSDALVGIQDMGAAGLTSSSAEMASKAGMGIEMNLDLVPQRETGMTAYEMMLSESQERMLIVVTKGREQEITSLFEKYDLEAVAIGTVTDDKKLRLIHKGEIVADLPVDALAEDAPVYQKPSQEPDYFKEFQAVETKIPQVEDIKETLVKILSQPTVASKEWVYEQYDYMVRTNTVVSPGSDASVLRIRGTRKALAMTVDCNSRYVYLDPETGGKIAVAEAARNIICSGAEPLAITDNLNFGNPEKPEVFWQIEKAADGISEACRVLQTPVIGGNVSLYNETSGTAVYPTPVIGMVGLVTDIEHITTQHFKNSGDLIYLVGETNPEFGGSELQKLLHGQIFGKAPELDVIIEKERQETILAAIRAGLVQSAHDLSEGGLGVALSECLFANEQLGADVTINGEPVTALFSETQSRFLLTVKKEDQVEFERVVPAKLIGQVNDSGTLRVSIGAETILEAAVTELKAAWKGAIPCLLNSRD, encoded by the coding sequence ATGTTGTCAACGCTTGAACCAAATCCTAATCAAATCAAAACAGAGAAAATCTATCAGCAAATGGGATTATCTGATGCAGAATTTGCAATGATTGAGTCGCTTTTAGGCCGTACGCCTAATTACACAGAAACCGGTCTTTTCTCGGTCATGTGGTCAGAGCATTGCAGCTATAAAAACTCAAAGCCGATACTGAAAAAGTTCCCGGTAACAGGTGACCGTGTCCTTCAAGGTCCTGGTGAAGGAGCGGGAATCGTCGATATTGGCGACGGCCAGGCCGTTGTGTTTAAGATCGAAAGCCACAACCACCCATCAGCAATTGAACCGTATCAAGGGGCGGCAACTGGTGTCGGCGGTATTATCCGTGATGTTTTTTCTATGGGCGCACGTCCTATCGCTCTATTAAACTCACTTCGCTTTGGTGAGCTGGATTCGGAACGTGTCCGCTATTTATTTAAAGAGGTGGTTGCTGGTATTGCTGGTTACGGCAACTGCATCGGCATTCCAACCGTTGGCGGTGAAATTCAATTCGAACCGTGCTATGAAGGCAATCCACTTGTTAATGCGATGTGTGTAGGTCTGATTGATCATAAGGATATTAAAAAAGGGCAGGCACATGGCGTCGGCAATACGGTGATGTATGTTGGGGCAAAGACAGGTCGTGATGGGATCCACGGTGCAACATTTGCATCCGAGGAGTTAAATGAACAATCCGATGAAAAGCGTCCAGCGGTTCAAGTCGGTGACCCATTTATGGAGAAGCTTCTTTTAGAAGCATGCCTTGAGCTTGTTCAATCCGATGCGCTAGTAGGGATTCAAGATATGGGCGCAGCTGGACTTACGAGTTCGTCAGCAGAAATGGCCAGCAAAGCTGGAATGGGTATTGAGATGAATTTAGACCTTGTGCCGCAGCGGGAAACAGGGATGACTGCCTATGAAATGATGCTGTCTGAGTCACAGGAACGGATGTTGATCGTTGTTACGAAGGGAAGAGAGCAGGAGATTACGTCTCTTTTTGAAAAATATGATTTAGAAGCTGTTGCGATTGGAACAGTTACGGATGATAAAAAGCTGCGCTTAATCCATAAAGGAGAGATCGTTGCGGATCTACCAGTGGATGCTTTAGCAGAGGATGCACCTGTTTATCAGAAGCCATCCCAAGAGCCGGACTATTTCAAGGAATTCCAAGCTGTTGAAACGAAAATTCCTCAGGTTGAGGATATAAAAGAAACACTAGTAAAAATCCTTAGCCAGCCAACCGTGGCTAGCAAGGAATGGGTATACGAGCAATACGACTACATGGTTCGCACAAACACGGTAGTTTCACCAGGTTCAGATGCTTCAGTCCTTCGCATTCGCGGAACACGGAAAGCCCTAGCCATGACAGTTGATTGCAACTCACGCTATGTCTATTTGGATCCGGAGACCGGCGGGAAAATTGCCGTGGCAGAGGCAGCAAGGAACATTATTTGTTCGGGAGCAGAGCCGCTAGCGATTACGGATAATTTGAACTTCGGAAATCCTGAAAAGCCAGAGGTTTTCTGGCAGATTGAAAAAGCAGCCGACGGAATCAGTGAGGCATGCCGTGTACTTCAAACCCCTGTCATCGGCGGGAACGTGTCATTATATAACGAAACGAGCGGTACGGCCGTCTACCCGACACCAGTCATTGGTATGGTCGGCTTAGTAACCGATATCGAGCATATTACTACGCAACACTTTAAAAATAGTGGTGACCTTATTTATCTAGTTGGAGAGACAAATCCAGAGTTTGGCGGTAGTGAACTACAAAAATTACTTCATGGCCAAATTTTTGGCAAGGCACCTGAATTAGATGTAATCATTGAAAAAGAAAGACAAGAGACAATCCTGGCGGCCATTCGTGCTGGGTTAGTTCAATCTGCACATGACCTGTCTGAAGGCGGCTTGGGTGTGGCTCTTTCCGAATGCCTTTTCGCTAACGAGCAACTAGGTGCGGATGTCACTATCAACGGAGAACCAGTCACGGCTCTGTTTAGTGAAACGCAATCTCGTTTTCTATTAACGGTTAAGAAAGAGGATCAAGTAGAGTTTGAACGTGTAGTACCTGCCAAGCTTATTGGGCAAGTAAATGATTCTGGAACCTTACGCGTGTCTATTGGAGCGGAAACGATTCTAGAAGCTGCGGTAACGGAACTGAAAGCTGCTTGGAAAGGGGCGATCCCATGCTTGCTGAACTCAAGGGATTAA
- the purF gene encoding amidophosphoribosyltransferase, whose protein sequence is MLAELKGLNEECGIFGVWGHPDAAQLTYYGLHSLQHRGQEGTGIVVSDGTRLKGVKGEGLVAEIFTTEAMTELTGSAAIGHVRYATAGGGGYENVQPLLFHSQSGSLALAHNGNLVNANSLKHQLETQGSIFQTSSDTEVLAHLIRRSGYPNLNDRVKNALSMLKGAYAYLIMTETELMVALDPHGLRPLSLGMLGDAYVVASETCAFDVVGAEYIREIMPGELLIINENGLTSERFAVSTTKAICMMEYVYFSRPDSNIHGINVHTARKNLGKKLALEAPIDADVVTGVPDSSISAAIGYAEEAGIPYEMGLIKNRYVGRTFIQPSQSLREQGVKMKLSAVRGVVEGKRVVMVDDSIVRGTTSRRIVSLLKEAGATEVHVVISSPPIKNPCFYGIDTSTKEELIASDKSVEEIRELIGADSLTFLSVEGMMQALGQEGTNGYCLGCFTGNYPTEIYPDTLQYYYQK, encoded by the coding sequence ATGCTTGCTGAACTCAAGGGATTAAATGAAGAGTGTGGTATCTTTGGCGTCTGGGGACATCCAGATGCCGCTCAATTAACCTATTACGGACTTCACAGCTTACAGCACCGTGGCCAAGAAGGGACCGGTATTGTTGTTTCTGATGGAACAAGACTCAAAGGGGTTAAAGGCGAAGGGTTAGTGGCGGAGATTTTTACAACTGAAGCGATGACAGAATTAACCGGTTCGGCTGCCATCGGCCATGTTCGTTATGCGACAGCAGGAGGAGGCGGCTATGAAAATGTCCAGCCTCTCTTGTTCCACTCGCAAAGCGGCAGTCTCGCTCTTGCCCATAATGGAAACCTGGTTAATGCCAACTCCTTGAAGCACCAGCTTGAGACACAGGGAAGTATTTTTCAAACAAGCTCTGACACGGAAGTATTAGCCCATCTCATTCGAAGAAGCGGCTACCCAAATCTTAATGATCGTGTGAAAAATGCCCTTTCCATGTTAAAAGGAGCATACGCCTATTTAATCATGACGGAAACAGAATTGATGGTGGCCCTTGATCCGCATGGTTTGAGACCTCTTTCACTTGGAATGTTGGGTGATGCCTATGTAGTAGCATCTGAAACATGTGCGTTTGATGTGGTCGGAGCGGAATATATCCGCGAAATAATGCCAGGTGAACTGTTGATTATCAATGAAAACGGATTAACCTCTGAGAGATTTGCTGTCAGTACGACGAAAGCCATTTGTATGATGGAATATGTATATTTTTCAAGACCAGATAGCAATATTCATGGCATTAATGTTCATACAGCGCGAAAAAACCTTGGAAAGAAATTAGCGCTTGAAGCCCCTATTGATGCAGATGTTGTAACAGGGGTTCCAGATTCTAGTATTTCAGCCGCAATTGGTTATGCAGAAGAAGCGGGAATTCCTTATGAAATGGGATTAATTAAGAATCGCTATGTTGGCAGGACATTTATTCAGCCTTCGCAATCCTTAAGGGAACAAGGGGTCAAAATGAAGCTGTCTGCGGTTCGCGGGGTAGTGGAAGGAAAGCGTGTTGTCATGGTTGATGACTCGATTGTCCGTGGAACGACGAGCAGAAGAATTGTTTCGCTTCTTAAAGAGGCAGGGGCAACAGAAGTTCATGTGGTGATTAGCTCCCCGCCGATTAAGAACCCTTGTTTTTATGGCATTGATACCTCAACGAAGGAAGAATTAATAGCATCTGATAAATCAGTTGAGGAAATTCGCGAGCTGATTGGAGCGGACTCTTTAACATTTTTATCTGTAGAAGGCATGATGCAGGCACTCGGTCAAGAGGGCACGAACGGCTATTGCCTCGGCTGTTTTACAGGGAATTATCCAACAGAAATATATCCAGATACACTCCAATATTATTATCAAAAATAG
- the purC gene encoding phosphoribosylaminoimidazolesuccinocarboxamide synthase yields MNMKELLYEGKAKRIYTTDKEQTVLVEYKDSATAYNGQKKADIAGKGRLNNEITSLLFLKLKEQGIESHFIERVSETEQLVKKVSIIPLEVVVRNVAAGSLSKRLGIEEGKKLTTPIVEFYLKDDELGDPLVTVDHILELNIATTEEIYILRGKALEINAILSSFFSELGIRLIDFKLEFGKDDKGSILLADEISPDTCRLWDQETNEKLDKDVFRRDLGSLTEAYETILVRLGGHQHV; encoded by the coding sequence ATCAACATGAAAGAACTGCTATACGAAGGAAAAGCGAAACGAATTTACACAACCGATAAGGAACAAACCGTTTTAGTTGAGTACAAGGATTCAGCCACCGCTTACAATGGGCAAAAGAAAGCGGATATTGCCGGCAAAGGCCGTTTAAATAACGAGATTACTAGTTTGCTATTTTTAAAGCTTAAAGAACAAGGAATCGAGTCACACTTTATCGAGCGCGTATCTGAAACGGAACAGCTGGTGAAAAAGGTAAGCATTATCCCGTTGGAAGTAGTCGTTCGTAATGTCGCGGCAGGTAGTCTCTCCAAAAGATTAGGAATCGAAGAAGGCAAAAAGCTCACCACACCGATCGTGGAATTTTATCTAAAGGATGATGAACTGGGCGACCCACTCGTCACGGTTGACCATATTCTTGAACTGAATATCGCCACAACAGAAGAGATCTATATTTTACGAGGAAAAGCACTTGAGATAAATGCAATTCTTTCGAGCTTCTTTTCAGAGCTAGGCATTCGCCTCATTGATTTTAAACTGGAATTTGGTAAAGACGACAAGGGGAGCATTCTCCTTGCAGACGAAATCTCACCGGACACGTGCAGATTATGGGATCAAGAAACCAACGAAAAGCTTGATAAGGATGTATTCCGCCGTGATTTAGGGAGTTTAACAGAAGCATATGAAACTATTTTAGTGAGACTTGGAGGTCATCAGCATGTATAA
- the purM gene encoding phosphoribosylformylglycinamidine cyclo-ligase — protein sequence MTNAYKQAGVNIEAGYEAVERMKKHVQKTARAGVIGGLGGFGGMFDLSALHLKEPVLVSGTDGVGTKLKIAFMMDQHDTIGIDAVAMCVNDIVVQGAEPLYFLDYIACGKALPEKIEAIVKGIADGCEQAGCALIGGETAEMPGLYREDEYDLAGFTVGACEKQALITGKDIKPGDVLIGLASSGIHSNGYSLVRKVFNNWSLIEYVNELECTLGEELLKPTKIYVKPILSALKKFKLKGMAHITGGGFIENIPRMLPSGLGADLIEKSWHIPAVFKLISEVGQIGYKEMYNVFNMGIGMVVAIDREHAVELVQHFREAGETAYEIGAVTDQEGIHIKGFGEWE from the coding sequence ATGACAAACGCATATAAACAAGCAGGCGTAAATATCGAAGCAGGGTATGAAGCTGTGGAACGTATGAAAAAGCATGTCCAAAAAACAGCAAGAGCTGGTGTCATCGGCGGCCTGGGCGGATTTGGAGGCATGTTTGACCTGTCCGCGCTCCATTTGAAAGAGCCAGTTCTGGTGTCAGGCACCGACGGGGTTGGGACAAAATTAAAGATTGCTTTTATGATGGACCAGCACGATACCATTGGGATTGATGCGGTTGCCATGTGTGTCAATGATATCGTTGTTCAAGGAGCAGAACCTCTTTATTTTTTAGATTATATTGCGTGTGGAAAGGCCCTTCCGGAAAAAATTGAGGCCATCGTAAAAGGCATTGCAGATGGCTGTGAGCAGGCAGGCTGTGCGTTGATTGGCGGTGAAACAGCAGAAATGCCGGGACTTTATCGTGAAGACGAGTATGATCTTGCCGGCTTCACGGTTGGAGCATGTGAAAAGCAAGCCCTAATTACGGGTAAAGACATAAAGCCAGGGGATGTATTAATCGGATTAGCCTCAAGCGGCATCCATAGCAACGGATACTCCCTTGTCAGAAAAGTATTCAATAACTGGTCATTGATTGAATATGTAAATGAACTAGAGTGTACCTTAGGGGAAGAGTTACTCAAACCAACCAAAATCTACGTGAAGCCTATTTTATCCGCACTGAAAAAATTCAAGCTGAAAGGTATGGCACATATCACGGGCGGAGGTTTCATTGAAAACATCCCTCGGATGCTTCCTTCCGGTCTAGGAGCAGACCTGATTGAAAAAAGCTGGCATATTCCTGCCGTGTTTAAGCTGATATCTGAGGTTGGACAAATTGGATACAAAGAGATGTATAATGTCTTTAACATGGGTATCGGAATGGTTGTCGCTATTGACAGGGAACATGCAGTAGAACTAGTCCAGCATTTCCGAGAGGCTGGGGAAACGGCTTATGAAATTGGCGCAGTCACTGACCAAGAAGGCATTCACATTAAAGGATTTGGTGAGTGGGAATGA
- the purK gene encoding 5-(carboxyamino)imidazole ribonucleotide synthase: MISLSKVILPGATIGIIGGGQLGRMMALAAKAQGFRIAVLEPTPDSPCGQVADVQVIGTYNNPEAISKLAEMSDVITYEFENIDANTLGWLCEHAYVPQGPTLLTITQDRIKEKRAIQQAGIEVAPYEVIQSLDDLLLKIDTVGYPAVLKTARGGYDGKGQLVIHHQDDVLEGKALCEQGPCVLEKWIPFEKELSVIVTRKQNGETAIFPVAENVHKENILHQTIVPARISEKIAAAAVQKAEQLADSLELVGTLAVEMFLTKDGTIYVNELAPRPHNSGHFSIEACETSQFEQHIRAICNWPLGSTELLKPAVMVNLLGEHLETLYREIPTQKDWKVHLYGKEEPKWKRKMGHVTLLRETTEDALKEIEMSRIWNTAKEKIGG, encoded by the coding sequence GTGATCAGCTTGTCTAAAGTAATTTTACCAGGAGCAACCATTGGCATCATTGGTGGAGGTCAGTTGGGAAGAATGATGGCCCTAGCAGCAAAGGCACAAGGCTTTCGAATTGCTGTTTTAGAGCCGACACCAGACTCTCCCTGCGGTCAAGTAGCAGATGTGCAAGTCATTGGTACCTATAACAATCCAGAAGCCATCAGTAAGCTGGCAGAAATGAGCGATGTTATAACATATGAGTTTGAAAATATAGATGCAAATACGTTAGGCTGGTTATGTGAGCATGCCTATGTGCCTCAAGGTCCAACCTTATTGACGATTACACAGGATCGGATCAAGGAAAAAAGAGCGATCCAACAAGCGGGTATTGAAGTGGCACCTTATGAAGTGATCCAAAGCTTGGATGATTTATTATTAAAAATCGATACAGTTGGCTATCCAGCTGTCTTAAAAACAGCCAGAGGCGGGTATGATGGGAAGGGACAGCTTGTTATTCACCATCAGGATGACGTCCTGGAAGGCAAGGCTCTCTGTGAGCAAGGACCATGTGTATTGGAAAAATGGATTCCATTTGAAAAAGAGCTATCCGTCATTGTGACACGTAAGCAAAATGGGGAAACAGCGATTTTTCCTGTGGCTGAAAATGTACATAAAGAAAATATATTGCATCAAACAATTGTGCCTGCACGGATTTCGGAGAAGATTGCAGCGGCTGCAGTTCAAAAGGCGGAGCAATTGGCAGACTCTCTTGAATTAGTAGGAACGCTCGCAGTAGAAATGTTTTTAACGAAGGATGGCACCATTTATGTAAATGAACTGGCACCGAGACCGCATAATTCCGGCCATTTTTCCATTGAAGCCTGCGAGACTTCACAGTTTGAACAGCATATTCGTGCCATTTGTAATTGGCCTTTAGGAAGCACGGAGCTATTAAAACCTGCAGTTATGGTCAACCTATTAGGAGAGCACCTTGAAACCTTGTATAGAGAGATTCCTACCCAAAAAGATTGGAAGGTTCATCTGTACGGAAAAGAAGAGCCTAAATGGAAACGGAAGATGGGGCATGTTACACTTTTACGAGAAACAACTGAAGACGCTCTTAAGGAAATTGAAATGAGCAGAATTTGGAACACAGCAAAAGAAAAGATCGGGGGATAA
- the purE gene encoding 5-(carboxyamino)imidazole ribonucleotide mutase, with amino-acid sequence MKVGIIMGSKSDWETMKHACDILDQLDITYEKQVVSAHRTPDLMFTYAEEARNRGLKVIIAGAGGAAHLPGMVAAKTTLPVIGVPIQSQALNGLDSLLSIVQMPGGVPVATVAIGKAGAINAGLLAAQILATEDAKLANQLESRREAIKLEVLESSDQLV; translated from the coding sequence ATGAAAGTTGGCATTATCATGGGGAGCAAGTCGGACTGGGAAACGATGAAGCATGCTTGTGACATTCTCGATCAATTAGATATTACATATGAAAAACAAGTAGTTTCCGCGCATCGTACACCTGATTTGATGTTTACCTATGCAGAAGAAGCTAGAAATAGAGGATTAAAGGTGATTATTGCGGGAGCAGGCGGTGCGGCGCATCTACCGGGTATGGTAGCGGCAAAAACAACCTTGCCTGTGATCGGTGTGCCAATCCAATCACAAGCCTTGAATGGATTAGATTCCTTGCTTTCCATTGTGCAAATGCCAGGTGGTGTACCAGTGGCAACGGTAGCCATCGGAAAAGCCGGTGCGATAAATGCTGGGCTACTGGCTGCGCAAATTTTAGCAACAGAAGATGCAAAACTCGCGAATCAATTAGAATCCAGAAGAGAAGCTATTAAACTAGAAGTCTTAGAAAGTAGTGATCAGCTTGTCTAA
- the purB gene encoding adenylosuccinate lyase has translation MIDRYTRPEMGAIWTEENRFNAWLEVEILACEAWAELGDIPKEDVAKLRQNASFNIERIKEIEEETRHDVVAFTRAVSETLGEERKWVHYGLTSTDVVDTALSYVLKQANAILQKDLVNFVEILKSKAIEHKYTVMMGRTHGVHAEPTTFGLKLALWYEEMKRNLERFKQAAEGIEFGKISGAVGTYANIDPFVEQYVCEKLGLQRAPISTQTLQRDRHAHYMSTIALIATSIEKFAVEVRGLQKSETREVEEFFAKGQKGSSAMPHKRNPIGSENMTGIARVLRGYMLTAYENVPLWHERDISHSSAERIILPDATIGLNYMLNRFGNIIKNLTVYPENMKRNMDRTLGLIYSQRVLLALIDKGLSREEAYDTVQPKAMEAWEEQVPFRGLIEADSKITSMLSPAEIADCFDYNYHLQHVDTIFDRLGLNG, from the coding sequence ATGATTGATCGTTACACAAGACCTGAGATGGGCGCCATTTGGACAGAGGAAAACCGCTTTAACGCTTGGCTGGAGGTAGAAATTTTAGCCTGTGAGGCTTGGGCGGAGCTTGGTGACATTCCTAAGGAAGATGTGGCGAAATTACGCCAAAATGCGTCCTTTAATATTGAGCGAATCAAGGAAATTGAAGAAGAAACACGACACGACGTGGTTGCTTTTACCCGCGCGGTTTCAGAAACATTAGGTGAAGAGCGGAAATGGGTGCATTACGGGTTAACATCCACAGATGTGGTGGATACGGCACTTTCTTATGTATTAAAGCAAGCCAATGCCATTTTACAAAAAGATCTGGTAAATTTTGTTGAGATCCTAAAAAGCAAAGCCATTGAGCACAAATATACCGTTATGATGGGTCGGACGCACGGCGTTCATGCGGAGCCAACGACATTTGGACTTAAGCTTGCACTTTGGTACGAAGAAATGAAGCGGAATCTTGAGCGTTTTAAGCAGGCCGCAGAAGGAATTGAGTTCGGTAAGATTTCCGGCGCGGTAGGTACATATGCAAATATTGACCCATTTGTGGAGCAGTATGTTTGTGAAAAATTAGGACTGCAAAGAGCACCGATTTCCACGCAAACATTGCAACGTGACCGCCATGCGCATTATATGTCAACGATTGCGCTAATCGCGACTTCTATTGAGAAGTTTGCGGTGGAGGTTCGCGGCTTGCAAAAGAGTGAAACTCGTGAGGTAGAGGAATTTTTTGCAAAAGGTCAGAAAGGTTCATCCGCTATGCCGCATAAACGGAATCCAATTGGTTCCGAGAATATGACGGGAATTGCTCGAGTTTTACGCGGATACATGTTAACGGCTTATGAAAATGTGCCGCTTTGGCATGAGCGGGATATCTCTCATTCGTCTGCTGAACGAATCATTTTGCCGGATGCGACGATCGGCTTGAATTATATGCTCAACCGTTTCGGTAATATCATTAAAAATTTGACTGTGTATCCGGAAAACATGAAGCGAAACATGGACCGTACGCTTGGGTTGATTTACTCCCAGCGTGTGCTGCTTGCGTTGATTGATAAAGGGTTATCACGCGAAGAGGCGTATGATACGGTACAGCCGAAGGCGATGGAGGCATGGGAGGAGCAAGTTCCATTCCGTGGCTTGATTGAAGCGGATAGTAAAATCACGTCAATGCTGTCACCAGCTGAAATTGCTGATTGCTTTGACTATAACTACCATCTACAGCATGTAGATACGATTTTTGACCGGTTAGGGTTGAATGGGTAA
- the purS gene encoding phosphoribosylformylglycinamidine synthase subunit PurS, with protein sequence MYKVKVYVTLRESVLDPQGKAVTHSLHSLDYKQVTDVRIGKYMELTIEKSERDIDEVVHEMCRSLLVNPVIEDYRYEVEECVAQ encoded by the coding sequence ATGTATAAAGTTAAGGTGTATGTAACATTAAGGGAAAGTGTTTTAGATCCACAAGGGAAGGCAGTCACCCACTCTTTGCATTCACTGGACTATAAACAAGTGACCGATGTCCGCATCGGAAAATATATGGAACTGACCATTGAAAAGTCGGAGCGGGACATTGATGAAGTCGTTCATGAAATGTGTAGAAGCTTACTAGTTAATCCGGTAATCGAAGACTATCGATATGAGGTAGAGGAGTGTGTCGCTCAGTGA